From the genome of Thermoflexus hugenholtzii, one region includes:
- the lysW gene encoding lysine biosynthesis protein LysW, giving the protein MAQAMCPECAAGVPLREDVMLHEFLTCPECGTALEVVSLSPLTLDRAPQVEEDWGE; this is encoded by the coding sequence ATGGCCCAGGCGATGTGTCCGGAGTGCGCGGCCGGCGTGCCGCTGCGGGAGGACGTCATGCTCCACGAGTTCCTCACCTGCCCCGAGTGCGGGACCGCCCTGGAGGTGGTCTCCCTCTCCCCGCTGACCCTCGACCGGGCGCCCCAGGTGGAAGAGGACTGGGGGGAGTGA
- the argC gene encoding N-acetyl-gamma-glutamyl-phosphate reductase, producing the protein MERVRVSIVGASGYVGGELLRLLLRHPYVEIAQVTSESHAGEPVHRVHPHLRKATGLTFCRMADLKPCDILFIALPHGQVAPRIEAFAALAPVLVDLSADFRLRRPEDYARWYGHPHPHPEWLSRFVYGLPERYRAELRGARAISGVGCNATAAILALWPLVRADLLDPERPVIVDIQAASSEAGREPNPGSHHPERHGAIRPYAPVQHRHTAEVRQALGREGVVLSLTAVDAVRGVLAIAHAWPRDRIAEPELWRIYRAAYSEEPFIRLVKDRQGVHRLPDPKAVVGSNFADVGFAVEEETGRIVALCALDNLMKGAAGSAVQSLNVAMGWPETAGLDLIPVYPA; encoded by the coding sequence ATGGAACGGGTCCGCGTCAGCATCGTAGGCGCCTCGGGATACGTGGGCGGGGAGCTGCTGCGCCTGCTGCTCCGGCATCCTTACGTGGAGATCGCCCAGGTCACCTCGGAGTCCCATGCCGGGGAGCCGGTGCATCGCGTGCACCCGCACCTGCGCAAGGCGACGGGGCTGACGTTCTGCCGCATGGCGGATCTGAAGCCCTGCGATATCCTCTTCATCGCCCTCCCCCATGGCCAGGTGGCGCCCCGCATCGAGGCCTTCGCGGCCCTGGCTCCTGTCCTCGTGGACCTCTCCGCCGATTTCCGGCTCCGCCGGCCGGAGGACTACGCCCGCTGGTATGGCCATCCCCACCCCCATCCGGAGTGGCTGTCCCGCTTCGTCTACGGCCTGCCGGAGCGCTACCGGGCGGAGCTGCGCGGGGCCCGCGCCATCAGCGGGGTCGGCTGCAACGCGACCGCCGCCATCCTGGCCCTCTGGCCCCTGGTCCGGGCCGACCTGCTCGACCCGGAGCGGCCGGTGATCGTGGACATCCAGGCCGCTTCCTCGGAGGCCGGGCGCGAGCCGAACCCGGGCTCCCATCACCCGGAGCGCCACGGGGCGATCCGCCCCTACGCCCCCGTCCAGCACCGGCACACCGCCGAGGTCCGCCAGGCCCTCGGCCGCGAGGGGGTGGTCCTCTCCCTCACCGCCGTGGACGCCGTGCGGGGGGTGCTGGCGATCGCCCACGCCTGGCCCCGGGATCGCATCGCCGAGCCGGAGCTGTGGCGGATCTACCGGGCCGCTTACAGCGAGGAGCCCTTCATCCGCCTGGTGAAGGATCGTCAGGGCGTGCACCGGCTGCCGGATCCCAAGGCGGTGGTGGGGAGCAACTTCGCGGACGTCGGGTTCGCGGTGGAGGAGGAGACGGGACGGATCGTGGCCCTGTGCGCCCTTGACAACCTGATGAAAGGCGCGGCGGGCTCCGCCGTCCAGTCCCTCAACGTCGCCATGGGCTGGCCGGAGACGGCCGGCCTGGATCTGATCCCCGTGTATCCCGCGTGA
- a CDS encoding [LysW]-aminoadipate kinase — translation MWVIKLGGNAAVNAEAVLEELAAWAREGRRWVLVHGISAEADALGEALGHPPRYITSASGFTSRYTDARTRDILLMAYGRANAHLVAALHRRGVPAIGLRGIDGGLLRARRKEALRVREGERILILRGDYSGTPSGVNERLLRALLDQGLYPVIAPMGLTPDGEIVNVDGDRAAAALAAALSAEGLIFVTGAPGLLRAFPDESTRVPRLTLPELEAAMAWAQGRMRHKLLAAREALTGGVPQVLLADGRRPAPLAAALNGNGTRIDADGHGRVE, via the coding sequence ATGTGGGTGATCAAGCTGGGAGGGAACGCGGCGGTGAACGCGGAGGCGGTGCTGGAGGAGCTGGCCGCCTGGGCCCGGGAGGGCCGGCGCTGGGTGCTGGTCCACGGGATCTCGGCCGAGGCCGACGCGCTGGGGGAGGCCCTGGGCCATCCGCCCCGCTACATCACCTCGGCCTCGGGCTTCACCAGCCGATACACCGACGCCCGCACCCGGGACATCCTGCTGATGGCCTACGGCCGGGCGAACGCCCATCTGGTGGCCGCCCTCCACCGGCGCGGCGTCCCGGCCATCGGCCTGCGGGGGATCGACGGCGGGTTGCTCCGGGCCCGGCGGAAGGAGGCCCTGCGGGTGCGGGAGGGCGAGCGGATCCTGATCCTGCGGGGGGATTACTCCGGCACCCCCTCCGGGGTGAACGAGAGGCTCCTGCGCGCCCTGCTGGATCAGGGGCTCTACCCGGTGATCGCCCCGATGGGGCTGACGCCGGATGGGGAGATCGTCAATGTGGATGGGGATCGGGCGGCGGCGGCCCTGGCGGCCGCCCTGAGCGCGGAGGGCCTGATCTTCGTCACCGGGGCGCCGGGGTTGCTCCGGGCCTTCCCCGATGAATCCACCCGGGTGCCGCGATTGACCCTCCCGGAGCTGGAAGCGGCGATGGCCTGGGCCCAGGGCCGGATGCGCCACAAGCTGCTGGCCGCCCGCGAGGCCCTGACGGGCGGCGTGCCGCAGGTCCTCCTGGCCGATGGCCGGCGGCCCGCCCCCCTCGCCGCGGCCCTGAACGGGAACGGCACCCGAATCGATGCCGACGGGCACGGGCGGGTCGAATGA
- the lysX gene encoding lysine biosynthesis protein LysX: MRIAIFCSLVRTEEKWLLEALRRRGAEVEVLHDRSAVLEVGAGERWRRFDAVLMRSLSHWQAFHAARLLEDLGLPVINPSAVIHTCSDKLLTTAALVRAGIPTPRVKVAFSPEGALQAIEEMGYPVVLKPVLGSWGRLLARVNDRDAAEALLEHKETLGGFAHGVYYIQEYIPKPGRDIRAFVVGGETVAAIYRTSAHWITNTARGGRALNCPITPELAALCARAAAAVGGGVLALDLFEDPQRGLLVNEINHSMEFRNSVEPTGVDIPGAVADFVLRVAREGWAAAHRALPQEVGQWNGSASAS; this comes from the coding sequence ATGCGGATCGCCATATTCTGCTCGCTGGTGCGCACGGAGGAGAAGTGGCTGCTGGAGGCGCTCCGACGCCGGGGGGCGGAGGTCGAGGTCCTCCACGATCGCTCCGCCGTCCTGGAGGTCGGCGCAGGGGAGCGCTGGCGCCGGTTCGACGCCGTGCTGATGCGCTCCCTCAGCCACTGGCAGGCCTTCCACGCCGCCCGGCTGCTGGAAGACCTGGGGCTGCCGGTGATCAACCCCTCCGCGGTGATCCACACCTGCTCCGACAAGCTCCTCACCACCGCCGCCCTGGTCCGGGCCGGGATCCCCACCCCTCGGGTGAAGGTCGCCTTCTCCCCCGAAGGCGCCCTGCAGGCCATCGAGGAAATGGGCTACCCGGTGGTCCTGAAGCCGGTGCTGGGCTCCTGGGGCCGGCTGCTGGCCCGGGTGAACGATCGCGACGCCGCGGAGGCCCTCCTGGAGCACAAGGAGACCCTGGGGGGCTTCGCCCACGGCGTCTACTACATCCAGGAATACATCCCCAAGCCGGGGCGGGACATCCGGGCCTTCGTGGTGGGCGGGGAGACGGTCGCCGCGATCTACCGGACCTCGGCGCACTGGATCACCAACACGGCCCGGGGCGGGCGCGCCCTCAACTGCCCCATCACCCCGGAGCTGGCGGCGCTCTGCGCCCGGGCCGCGGCCGCAGTCGGCGGCGGGGTGCTGGCCCTGGACCTCTTCGAGGATCCGCAACGGGGGCTGCTGGTCAACGAGATCAACCACTCCATGGAGTTCCGCAACTCCGTGGAGCCCACCGGGGTGGACATCCCGGGGGCGGTGGCGGACTTTGTGCTCCGGGTGGCCCGGGAGGGCTGGGCCGCGGCCCACCGCGCCCTTCCCCAGGAGGTCGGGCAATGGAACGGGTCCGCGTCAGCATCGTAG